A window of the Eleutherodactylus coqui strain aEleCoq1 chromosome 8, aEleCoq1.hap1, whole genome shotgun sequence genome harbors these coding sequences:
- the LOC136577944 gene encoding melanin-concentrating hormone receptor 1-like, translated as MAELENTVYLGLFIYNDSNLTSTGTPSAVFSRRQDHDSIVLPVIFGIICLVGTIGNCIVIYTITKKPKGNHNIADIFIVSLSVTDLLFLLGMPFLIHQLLGNGVWHFGATMCTIITALDANSQFASTYILTAMSVDRYLATVHPIRSSYVRTTCAAAMVILLLCLCSLITIIPVFMYTQLIELPDGNAGCGIILPNLSIDIYWYTLYQFFLAFVIPLLIICVVYIKIQKHISCMVVPLPQRNFRVRSKKITRTSVTICSAFFICWAPYYILQLVHLKVEHPTVIFLYAYNVAISLGYANSCINPFIYIVLSDTFKRHLIKAVCPGQQQRRGERHATSEVSPSVRICSVPTQETSLSMMYASNIDNYISLSVSVP; from the coding sequence tgTTCAGTAGAAGACAGGACCATGACAGTATCGTCCTTCCGGTCATTTTTGGAATCATATGTTTGGTGGGCACCATTGGGAACTGCATCGTTATCTACACCATAACCAAAAAGCCAAAGGGAAACCACAACATTGCCGACATCTTCATTGTAAGCCTATCAGTGACCGATCTCCTCTTCTTACTTGGAATGCCTTTTTTGATCCATCAGTTACTGGGCAATGGTGTCTGGCATTTTGGGGCCACTATGTGTACTATCATCACCGCTTTGGATGCCAACAGCCAATTTGCCAGTACTTATATCCTCACAGCCATGTCGGTTGACCGCTACCTTGCCACTGTTCACCCCATCCGCTCTTCATATGTGAGGACAACGTGTGCGGCAGCCATGGTCATCCTGCTGTTGTGTCTCTGTTCTCTGATTACCATCATCCCAGTCTTCATGTATACTCAACTCATCGAGCTCCCAGATGGCAATGCCGGCTGTGGAATCATCTTGCCCAACTTGTCCATTGATATTTATTGGTACACGCTCTATCAGTTCTTCTTGGCCTTTGTCATCCCTCTACTCATCATCTGTGTGGTCTACATCAAGATCCAGAAGCACATCTCCTGCATGGTGGTCCCTCTACCCCAAAGGAATTTCCGAGTCCGATCGAAGAAGATAACAAGAACATCGGTGACTATTTGTTCTGCCTTCTTCATATGTTGGGCTCCATATTACATCCTACAGCTGGTACACCTCAAGGTGGAACATCCCACCGTCATATTTCTATACGCTTATAATGTCGCCATCAGTCTTGGCTACGCAAACAGCTGTATAAACCCCTTCATTTACATTGTCTTAAGTGACACCTTCAAAAGGCATCTGATTAAGGCGGTGTGCCCAGGGCAGCAGCAGAGAAGGGGTGAGCGCCATGCCACCAGTGAGGTCAGCCCTTCAGTCAGGATATGTTCTGTACCCACTCAAGAGACCTCCTTAAGCATGATGTATGCCAGTAACATAGACAATTATATTTCTCTGTCGGTTTCTGTTCCATAA